The nucleotide window CCCCTGAATCCTCCTTCCAGCAATAAGCCTTCTCCCCACACACTCTTCAGAGGAAAGAGGGACGCCTAGTCCTGGAGTGGAGTCAGGGAGGGCCCGGTGCGGAGGATGCAGGGAAGCAGCATCATCGGACTCACCTTCCATGAGGACACGGAGAACATCTCGCAGGGTGGGAGCTGTGGATCCAAGGGCAcagatggagaagaggaaggTGCTGATGGGGTCAGCTGCTTTATACTGAGGCTGCAGAGAAAGAGAGCCCTAAGAGCCTGGGAATCAGGAACCTTTCAGGGGAAGATCTAGGGGCACCCTGGACAAACAGGGCCTGAGAGGGGAAAGGGACCATAACCCTTGGCTAGGGGTCCTATGGAGCTGGGAGGGGGAGTAGGATGGGGATGGGGACCCAGggaaggcagggctggggtgtAGAGAGGAAAGTGGAAGGTTGGGGCAGACTTGCACACATGGTACCTTGAAGTAAATGAGGATGGAGGCAATCAGCACCCCAAGGCTCTGCAGGAGGTCTCCCAGCACGTGCACAAAGGCCGCCCGGACACTGGTGTTCCCCAGGGGCAAGGACTCCCCGGACCCCTCCTCCAGCGGTGCATACTCTGCCCCCCTagacccgtggctgtggggaggCCCAGCCTGGTGCAGCACAAAAGCCATTCTGAGGGGGAAGCAGAGCAGCTCAGCCCAGGTGGCCTGCTCCCAGCCTCCTCCACCCACTTCCATGCCCCCTCCTCTCACCTCCCAGGAGCCCTTTCTCCACCTGTTTTCTCCCTATTTTCCCAATCCCCAGAAGAAAGCAATACTGTCCAAGAGAGACAAACAGAGCTGCCTGGAGGGAGGAATACTTGGTACTAGAGATGTAGATTCAGATCTTGGCCCTGCTACTGAAATTGCTACGTGCCCTGGACAGGCAAGGCCCCTTGTCACCTCTCGTtatttgttttggccacaccgcACAGCTTGCAGAATCTCAGCGCCCCGAACGGGTATCAAACCCCAGGCTCTTATCCATGAGAGCTGGAATCCTAACCATTTGACCATCTCTCATTAACTGAATGCCAGGGGTGACACCACCTACCTCGTAGGGGTGGTTGTGTGCTTTAAATGGGACAACATGGATGATGGTCCCCAGCAGAGGGGCCAGTACCCAGCAGGCCTTTAATCAAGTCTATTGACCCTGAATTTTAGGTCTCCACCCCAGCCCCTTCTCAGACATCCCCAAGGCGGCAAGGCGAGAATTGTGTGCATGTGCTGTGGGTCTGCTGGGCGGAGAGAGCCTGCTCTCCCAGCCTGCAGGAGGACCCCTCGCCCCGCCTCCGACATGGTGCCTGCTCCATACTGGAACGTACAGCAGATTGGCACAGACCGCGATGCTGGCGGTCAGCAGCATGGCACCCCCCTCGATGTGGTAGTCGCTGTGCAGCAGGCGGATGAAGGCCAGGTACAGGAGGATGCCAGTGACCATCCAGAGGGAGACCACAGAGGCCAGAGCCCCCAGAGTCTCTGCAGGGGGAGACAAGCTGTCAGAGAACGGCCCAGGACCCTGAGAGGTACCTTCTGACCAGGTCAAAGGGTCCTCAGGCCATGCAGGCACCTTACCTGAGCGGTGCCAGCCAAAGGTCATGGTGCGGGTGGCTGGACGGGTAGAGAGCCAGAGGGAGAAGAGGCTGCCCATCATGCTGCCCACGTCTGCCAACAGGTGGGCCGCGTCAGTCATAATGGCCAGGCTGTGCGCCAAGTACCCACCTGCAAGGGTGAAGTGACGTATCATCTGGTTCCATTAAGCAAATATCATGCTGTGCGTGTGGAGGCATGGAAAAGAGATTGGGGGGGACATATACCAAAATGTGAATGGTGGTTTTTCTCTGGTGATGGGATCACACATCTTCTTTTCACTCATTCGCGTTTTCTAGTTTTTCTACAataacagattattttaaaacattcagctgcaccaggtcttagtggcagcacgcaggatcttccatctttgttgtggcatgtgggatctttagctgcaacATGTGGGCTCTGGTTCCCTgacagggattgagcccagggcccctgcattgggagcatggagtcttagccactggaccaccaaggaagtcccaacaaTAACATgttttaataataagaaaataggCTTTTTAAAGGACCCGTTTGTACTGATAAGCAGTCCTGAGTCACCCTGGTACTGCCTGTCCCTCACCCTCTCCTACTTCCTGAGTCCTGGGCACCCGGCTCCCCTGTCCCAGCCAACCCCATCTTGTCTGCATCTCCCCCCAGGAACTTAGGCAGGCATCCTGAGGATGGAGTTGGAGGAGATGCTCTCTAACTTACCAACAACCTCCCCAGCCATGAAGACGCAGCACACAGCACAGGCGGTGCACAGCTGCCTCTGCGCCTGCATCCTCTCCGGGGTGAGACCCGGCTGTGGCAGCGGGTCCCGGTGGCAGTGGTGGAAGGACATCTCCATGGGTTTGGGCTCCTCAGGGAGGGGCTCAGGGGCCTCTGTGAAGAGACTGAGGCAGGCAACGCAGTTCAATCTGGGGCCTGGCTCAAGGGCTTGCCTGCTCCTTCCTCACTCCCAGGTCCTGGGTCCCCTAGATTAGCTTCATCAGATgtcccatctctctctccttttccaagTCCTGGTCAAAACCAGGAGCCTTGTAGACAGAGGGCCACAGGAGAGATGGGGGCTAAACGGACGACTCAGATCGCAGCCTCCCTTTTCCTTTCATATACAGAGCTGTAGAGTCTCACAGCACAAAGGAAAGCACCTTAGAGTCTACCTCTTACTAAGGAATTACACGTACGAGGCTCGGAGAGGGAGGGAACTTATGGaggccacacagctagttagTGGTTGAGCTGAGATTCGACTCCAACCAAATCATTATGATAGGCATTACGAGGAATACAAATGAACTGGGTATCCTTTCTAATCTCTGGAAGCCTTTGGTGAACAAGACAAATGCCTACCTAAGTACTGTGAGATGTTTTAGAAGGTAGCTATTGCCTTAGAGCAGCTAAAACAAAGTGCTATCAGGGCTCAGATAGTGGGATACACTGACTCTAATGAGGACAAACAAAACTCTAATGAGGGAAACAACCGAAGGAGGCCCTGAGAAAGGCCTGGGCAGATGGAGAGGCTTTTGACAAAGAGGAGGTGCATATGCCGATGAAGGCAGTACGATGGGGAAGTGGTGTGAAAGTGCCGGGTGGGGCTCAGACCTAGCCTCCTTCTGGACCTACCTCTGGGTGCCTCCATTCCTGGTCCTTCCACTTCCCTTTCTAGACATGCAGCTGAATTTGGCCCTTTAAGAGAGGAGTAGAATGTGGGGACCCAAAAAGTCTGAAGTTCTTGGCACGGAGAATTACTGGCCAGATTCCAGAGCTGAGTTGTCATGGGGAGGAGACAGTGCAGACTGCTGTAGCTGGGGTGGCAGCAGCAAGAGCTGGGTTGGGAGTCTGTCATGCATTAGCTGGACCTGTGGGACCATAAGCACCCAGCAGAGGCCGCCTTAACTGCACAGGACTGTAAGCCTCCCTGGATCCGTGAACGGGTCTGGGGGCGGGCCTCACCTCTAGCATCACCTGGGGATGTGAGAGGCTGAGCTCCGACTGACTGAATTTTCGGTCCACTCTGGCCTAATTCTCAACCCTGATACCACCCAACCTAAAGTCCGGGGGGTGCGTGGGTGGGGATGGAGAATAGAACCTTCTACAGCTTACAGTCCTGTGAATTCTATGGAGGTGTGACAAGAAAAACCTTGAGAGAAGATGAAGGCTCCAGATGACAGAAAGGCAATCCCGGTAGTAAAGTGGGGAGGGGTGCCTGGGGGTCTTCTGGTTGAGGAAAGCTCTGCCAATGGGTGAAtttaggtgggagggaggagagggcacATTTGGTGCTTCTAGGGAAAAGTGGAGGGCTGGCAGGTAGATTAACTTCTTGGAATCCCCTTC belongs to Cervus elaphus chromosome 11, mCerEla1.1, whole genome shotgun sequence and includes:
- the SLC30A3 gene encoding zinc transporter 3 isoform X2, coding for MEPSPTTGGSETTRLVGPRDRGGAGGGLRLKSLFTEAPEPLPEEPKPMEMSFHHCHRDPLPQPGLTPERMQAQRQLCTACAVCCVFMAGEVVGGYLAHSLAIMTDAAHLLADVGSMMGSLFSLWLSTRPATRTMTFGWHRSETLGALASVVSLWMVTGILLYLAFIRLLHSDYHIEGGAMLLTASIAVCANLLMAFVLHQAGPPHSHGSRGAEYAPLEEGSGESLPLGNTSVRAAFVHVLGDLLQSLGVLIASILIYFKPQYKAADPISTFLFSICALGSTAPTLRDVLRVLMEGVRATHELHLWSLTFTHYVASAHLAIDSAADPEAVLAEATSRLHSRFGFSSCTLQVEQYQPEMAQCLRCQEPPQA
- the SLC30A3 gene encoding zinc transporter 3 isoform X1, with the translated sequence MEPSPTTGGSETTRLVGPRDRGGAGGGLRLKSLFTEAPEPLPEEPKPMEMSFHHCHRDPLPQPGLTPERMQAQRQLCTACAVCCVFMAGEVVGGYLAHSLAIMTDAAHLLADVGSMMGSLFSLWLSTRPATRTMTFGWHRSETLGALASVVSLWMVTGILLYLAFIRLLHSDYHIEGGAMLLTASIAVCANLLMAFVLHQAGPPHSHGSRGAEYAPLEEGSGESLPLGNTSVRAAFVHVLGDLLQSLGVLIASILIYFKPQYKAADPISTFLFSICALGSTAPTLRDVLRVLMEGTPRSVGFEPVRDTLLSVPGVRATHELHLWSLTFTHYVASAHLAIDSAADPEAVLAEATSRLHSRFGFSSCTLQVEQYQPEMAQCLRCQEPPQA